The Larus michahellis chromosome 9, bLarMic1.1, whole genome shotgun sequence genome contains the following window.
cccacaGCCCAGGCTCCCAGGGGAAGCGGGGGGCAGAGGGCTGGCCCTCACCTGCAGCGCGGTCTGTCACCAGCTTGCTGACTTTGCTCTCCACGGCAGTCAGGGTCTCTCCAGCCGACTGCTCGGTCAGCAGCCCGACGCGCTTGAGGTTGTGGAAGGTCAGCAAGTGCTCAGGCCCGTAGctctggggaaggaggcagccggATCAGCGCAGAGCCAGGGTGCCACCTCCGTGGGGAGCCTGCTTAGAACAACCCCGCAGGCAAAGGGCAGAGCTCGGGGCCCATGTGGAGCCTGTGGAGGCAGGGGCTGTCCTGAGGAGACAGCCCGAGCGCCCCTGGGGAGCGCTGCTGCCCGGCGCCTGTggcaagcagcaggcagggaggggcaGCCCTGTCACACACAACACTTGCTCTGCTGTGAGCCCCCAGACACTCGCCTGCAGGTACTGGGTTTTCAGGGAGCGGTAGTCTTTGGGGATGAGACCTGTGGGGAGCACCAGGGTGAGCTCTGCGCCATGGCCACAGGGTgccggtgcccccccccagtgcaGCCAGACACCTCACCGTTCTCCGTGATGGACAGGAGGCACATCAGGCGCAGGCTCTCGATGGGGGACACCTGGGTGGGAGTGAGCAGtgagccccctgcagcccccgcagcgGCACGGGGCGGCCGGAGCAGCCCGTTCCCCCGGCTCGGCGAGGTCTCACCTGCCGGTCGATGTGCTCCTCTATGAAGCTGGTGCTCTCTCGGATGTCGAAGCCTTCCAGCAGAGCTATGGTGGGGGAAGAGGCGGCGTCACTTCACCCACCCCCAGGGCTCTCACCAGCTAACCAAGCTGGAGCCCGGGCTTGGCCTCCCTCCCCGAGCCCCAGGGATCAGGGCAGGCTTGTGATGCTGGGCCTCCCACCCCACCACACACCAGCCCTCTGAGGATGATGCTTGATCCTATTTAGGACCCCAAGACCCGCCCCAGTGCAAATGGTCTGGAAGGATTGTGGTCATGCAGGGCTGGGACAAgggaaaggagggtgtagcgaggggGGGCCAGTCACTTCTcgcaagtaacaggcaacaggacaagaggaaacagcctcaagttgcgccaggggaggtgtagattggatactaggaaaaaattttacactgaaagggttaccaagcattgggacaggctgcacagggcagtggtggagtcaccatccctggagggatttaaaagccgggcagacgtggtgctgagggacatggggcagTGGTGGGCTTGATGGTGCtggggtgatggttggactcgatgatctgaaaggtcccttctaacccaggcgattctataaGTGAGGCCATGTGTATGGGACAACTTGTAATTTCTCCTAAataaagcagcctgaagagactttCAATGTAAGGCCTTGAGCAGGCCATATTCTCAAGCAACTGATAAAGCCAACACCTGCTTATCTCCTGAGAAAGGAAGCTGGCACCTGGACGCCAgttctaaagaaacaaaacagccctgtttttcctcctgtgaagGACGAGCTGTTTATCCGAGAaagacgccatgcccagtgttgacctttgcctcattatttGTGAAATGCATACTAAAGttcacaccctgcatatgctaatgaagattattgAGACCATGCTAAACATAAATGACTATAGCTCTCGTCTCCCATCTTGCACTCAGATGTGCGAATCCGAGTCGTttaccccccctcttttctgagtGGTACGCGACACCCTGGGTCGGAGCAGAGGGTTGGGGAGCGAGGGCCGGGACAGGGGTAGCAACAGATGTGGGACAGGGAACAGCACTCACAATGCTCAGCCTTGATCATCTCCTGGAAGTcctgcttggttttctttttcatgatgGACTCGCAGGCACCAATATCTGCATAGCCAAGAGAGATGGCCACTTTGGAGCATCgcttgtccccccagccccatgtgaACTaacagcccctgctgccctgcccacTGCTCAGAGAATCGTCCCCTCCTGGGGACGAGCAGGGCCCTTTAACCCCGGggagcccaggcagctgctgcagcagccaagggcctctccctccctgctgtgccagccccagctcctACGCAGGCTCAGCAGACGATGCTCCTGCTTTAGTCCCTTCAGCTCCTGGGAGACAAAGTTCTTCATCTGCTTGATGTCCATGCTGCGGCGCCGCTGCAGAGAAAAGAGCATCCAGGGAGGCGACCCAGCTATGGAGGGGCAGCACTGTGGGCATCCCGCACACCGGGGCCATACTCACGTCGTACTGTGCCTGCAGGTTACGTGACTTCTGGCTCAAGAAGCCGAACACGCTGGAGAAGTGCTCATTCCGAATCTGGCTGAAGACCTGTGGAGAGCACCCCAGAAGTTGGTGccagggcagccacagcccccagtgccacgGCACCCGGAGCTGACGCTTGCCAGCAGCCCGAACAGTAGGGAGACAAGGTGCTATCTCTGCCGGGGAGGCCAGTGCCCCAAAATTCCAACTAGCCAGCAAGACACAGCCCTGCACGCAGGGACTCTGCCGACAACAGGCACCAAGCTGCGCCTGCAGACCACGCTTCTCTGGTCTCTCTGTCCTGACCCATCCCAACCCGTGCTCCGATGGGTGCTCCGAGGCCCAGCAGCACCCGGCTGTCCCTGCTTGGGCTTACAGGAGGACatgccctgctcagcccctccTGGTGCCACCGGAGCACAGAGGGACACGCTTCTCCCAAAGCACGTGAGCAGGACTCACTTTGTCCTGGGCATTCAGCAGCACCTTAATGCTCTTGTCAGAAGAAGTGACATCTGGCCCAAAATCCACGCTCCCTGCAAAAAGGATGAAGAGCTGCTTTGCCCCAGCACTAGCGACATCCCGGCACGTGTCGCCCCTGCtgcaaaaggcagcagagagaggtgatgcccacccagccgctcggtCAGACCAAGGGCTGTCCTTGTGGAGAGCCTCCAGCAGCGCCCCACACCGCGACTGTCCCCGTGGGGAGCGGCTTTGGCTGCAGCACGCAGGCTCTCGGTCTGACAACAGCAGGCACAAACCCTGGGGACTCTCCCTGCGCAGGTGTGCAGCCCCGCACCGCCCTGTCGCCTCCCCTGGTGACCTACCGCACTTGATGCGGAAGGTGTCATCCACCAGCCCCTCGTACACCACCTGGGAGCACAGCGCCGTCACGTAGTCTGTGTCTGCAACGAGAGACGGTGCCGGGGCTGCTCTCCCGCTCCTCGCCCTCGCTGCCCGGCCCCGACCCCGCAGCCGGCCGCCCCACACCGCCTGCTGCTCCCCGCAGCCTGcacagcctctccctgccccgtcACCGGGAGAGCCTTCTCCGGGCAAGGTGCTGGCCCAAACTTGGCCAGCCCTTGCCCGCTGCCCGCCTCACTCCAGCCTACCTCTGTCCATCAGGAAGACGTTGCCAATCTCGGGCTTCCTGCCCTGGCTGTCGCCCTCGCTCTCTTCCTCCAGGTCCCGCCACAGCTCGTAGCTCATCTGTGACGGGCAAAGCGTGGCAGGGCCAGGGGAGCAGCCCAGGCTCCCGACAAGGCCcacagcccaccccagcccctcacgTGCCGCTGTGATGAGCCAGCCAGGGCACGGGATAAAGCCATCCACGGGGACAACCGGCCACAGCAGGCCTGAGGCACACTGACCAAGACTGGGCACAAACGCTTTCCCCTCCAGGGCATGGGGTGCCCCACAACACCCCAACGAGCAGCTGATGCTGCCGTGGCTGCCCCTGCCCAACCTTGGCACACGCAGCGCTGGCTGGGAGATGCAGGATGGCAGGGACCCCTGCAACCTGCCGAGCCCCCCGCAAACCTGCTGAGCCCCCAGAGCtgcctggggagaagcagcagccacctctaTAGTGACACAATGCCACGCGGTTGATGGGGTTTGAGTCCCTGCGAGCTGTACCCCTTTCGGGGATCAGAGAGGCTTCCCTGGGCACCAGCCGAGCCCGGCAGCATGGGCCATACCTTGGCACACCTGCCAATCCCATAGGCCTTGCCAAAAGGTCCGTACAGGGAGTTCAGTAACTGCAGGGCTCGAGCGATGGAGTTGATCCAGCGGTGATCTCCCTCCTGCAGGGACCACGAGATGTCAGGGAGCGAGGCTGGGCAGGCTGGCTGGGAAACGACTGCCACGCCAGGGCACTCAGCTGGAGATGGAGTGGGGATGGAGTGGGCCCTGGGCTTGGCAATTCCAGGAGGAACATGCACAGGAACGTGCTGGGGTGCCCTGAAGCTGCTTAGAGGGGAACAGAGGGGCCAGGACAGGGGGTCTGCATGTGGAGGAGGGGAGGCATcacaccctgccagagcagccaCCTCCGGCAAAAGCCACCCCAGGAGGGCGAGAGCTGAGGGGGCCAAGCAGAATGTCACACATCAGCTCTCTGAACAAAGCTTTTCTATCCCAAGCCCAACAGATGGGCAAGGGAAAGGCTGCCACCCTGCAGGGCAGCGTCCCAGCAGTATTGTCCCACTGACCAAGAAGTAGTCGCGAAAGAACTCAGGCAGCTCCATGCTGATGATGTCTTCGTCCAACGGGAGCAGGTAGAAGGACCATTCGTCACAGGTGACATCTGAGTTTGggacagggaaaggcaggagtTACCCAGCCCTCAGCAGAAACAGGGGCTCCTGGGGCAGGAATCACGGCAGCCCCGCAAACAGGGGTGCGGGGAGCAGAGAGATGGGGCCTTTCCACAGGGATTCATGGCAGGACGGTCTCTCCTCCCAGAAGAGGGGGGAGAGGTGCCGATGCTGCAGCGTGCACACGGCTGCTCGAGGAAACCTGCGCTTCCTGCCCGCACTCCCGTCCTGCCAGCATAGGGATCCCAGCACTGGATTCAACTGGGATTCTGCAGCGTCAGAGCTACCGCGAGCCAGAcctcggggaggggaaggggcaggggcaggcaccACAGCCCCACTCACCACCAAAGACTCCCTCTTCCTCCAGCACCATCTCGCAAGCATAAaactggaagagaaggagagaccCTCAGGATCCGGCCAGGCTCTGAGTGGGTGGGCAAGGAACTGGTGGTGAGggcttttaattaaacatttctgGGTTAGAAATTAAGAACTTTTGGTGTCTGTGGAAGGGGTGGAAGGCACAAAGGCCGGGCAGACACAGAGCAACGGGGTAACGGGCAGCAGAGCACAGTCAGACTGACCTTTTGGGGGCTGAAGATAATCTTGTACTTCCTGCTCCTCCCTGACATCTTGTCAGCATTGACAATGTCTGCGGACACAAAACATGCAGACCCTGCAAAGGCTGCTCAACCCCTGCACCGGCACAGCTCCTTGTGTCTGATGAGGGTCCCACATCTCATAGGACCCAAAATACCTCTGTCAGGAAGCAAAACCCCTGGGGCAGGGCCTGTCTGCCGAGGCTGTGGCCCCCCCAAAAGCCCTTCTCAAGGCCATGCAACACCGGTAGCCCCAGGCACCGACCCTCAGCCCAGGCAGCGCGGGATGCTCCCCAGACGGCAGCTGCTGAGGCATCACCCACCGACAGCGGGTGACAGACAGCTGCCCCTCGGCCGCTCCACTCACCGGCGATGTACCTCATGGTCCTGATCCGCGGCCGGACGAGGAAGCAGAACCTGCGGTCACAAAGGGGAGTAAGAGGCCCTTGTGCCcagcccttccccggccccattCCCTCAGCAGATCTGCCCCAGGACCCGTCCAGTCCAGTGGAGCCCAATCCTGAGCTGGCAACGGGAAGAGGCACCTGCCCCAATCCCTTTGGCCTGGCCTGGCTGCGGGGCCAGCTGCAGGCCAGGCAAGCAGCCCCAGTGCCACGGCGGTGGGGGACTCACTGGTCGCTGGCGCTGAGGGCCGGCCGGCTCTCCACCTTGTACAGCTTGTCCACCTCGTGCTCCTGCAGGGAGACGCCGGGGTGTGGGtaggcagcgcgggcagcaccgGCAGCTGCCACCCGTCCCGGCCCCCGCAGTACCTTCAGGATGGAGACGTTGGCGATGCGGTCCAGGGGGCTCATCAGGTCGGCCTCGATGAACAGGTCCTTCTTCCCGGGGAGCTACGAGCAGGCGGGGCGTGGGGACGGAGCCCCACCGCCTGTCCCTCGGGGCCGAGCCCCCTTCTCTGCCGGTACCGGGCCCTCCCCGCCCGCATCCCCTCCCCTGCTGGCCCGCGCCCCCTCGGCCCTCCCGCCCCCGGTGCGAGATCCCTCCGGGGCCCGAgcccggcccctcccgccgccgtcccgggccgcccccgccgcgcccggacctgctccagcaggtagATGAGCTGGTCCCGCGCCAGCCGCTTCAGGATACCGAAGTCGGGCGGCTCGGGCGCATCGCGGCGGCCGGCGAAGGCCATGGCGGGGAGCGGCCCCGGAACGCCCGGACGCGGACGCGGCCCCGGCGGAACCCCGTGGCGGAAGCacccgtcgccatggcaacgcggGGAGGCGGGACGCTGCTCAGCTCTGCGCACGTTTATTGGCCGCCGCGCCGCAACCCCGCCCGCCGTTCCCGTGCCCGGTGCCGGGCCCCGTCGCCGCCGGTCACGGtgccggctccggctccgggTGTAGCCCGCGCTCCTCGAACAGCCGCCGCAGCTCGGCCTCCAGCGGCGGGCTCGTCCCGCGCAGACCGGCCACCACCTGCGCCGCCCACCGGAAGTACTCCTGCACGCGCTGCGGCGTCCACCCTGCGGGCACGGCGCTGCGTCACGTCCGGCGGCGGGGGCCCGCGGGAGGCTCCGCCGCACCGACCCGGCCCCGGCCGTCTCCGGGTGCTGCAGCCCCGCCGGTGTCCCCCCGGCTGGAAGCCGCTCCCCGAGCCCCGTCAGGCCCCGCTCCTCCGGCACGGGCGGCCCCTCCCGACCTCCCTCCGTTGCCTCCCCCCCTCCGCCGGGCCGGGCTCGGAGCAACGCGGGCCGGGACCGAGGGCGGGAGCGGGGACCGGCCCCGGGCAGCCGCGCTGTGCCGGTGCGGGGTGTCAGCCCCCCGGTGCCGGACAGGGCCGCGCCCGGTGCGGGCGGTACCTGCCGGGGTGCAGCGGTTGAGGTCCCGCAGGTTGTGCAGCTTGTCCGCCAGCTTCACCAGCTTGGCCCGCGGGCTGCTGCCGGCGGCGCGCTCGACCTGCAGCCGCTTTCGCTCCATCTTGGGCAGCGCCTTGTCATCCGTCACCTCCTCCACGACGCGCCGCACCTCTGCCCCGAACCGCTCCTCGATCTCCGAGAAGGTGGTGTCCGTGTCCTCCACCGTGTCGTGCAGGAGGGCGGCCTGGCAccaggaggggacagtgggggtCCGGGGCCGGGCCCTGCCGCGGCACGGGGCGGCCGTGGCGGGGGGCACAGGGCCTCCGTTACCTGCAGCACCACCGTGTCGGTCACGCCGGCCTCCTGGGCCAGAATCCTGGCTACCCCTGCGGCGCGGAGCAGAGAGTGGGGAGGGGGCactgcggggggagcgggcggccccgggccgggccagCAGCTCCCGTGGGCACCGTCCCGGGCCAGGCAACAGCGTAGGAGGAGCCCCCATGGCCGAATACTGGGggtctgggcagggggctgcctcCCAGGGGTGGGCAGTGCCCGGGGGGCTCACACCCCGCTCGGGCGGCAGGGACGTGGCACAGGAGAGGGGACCTGGCTCTCTCCAGGGGCGGGGAGTGGGGGActccagggcaggaggggactCCCGGGGACAGACCGCGCTCCGGGGCAGCGGAAAGGGGGGATCCCGGGGGCAGACGGTGCCCCGGGACGCGGCTGTGCGGGTGCCGGCGGAGCTCCGCACCGATGGGGTGGTTGATGTAGGGGGTGCCCTCGGGGTCCTTCCGCCGCTGCCCCTTGTGCTTCTCGGCCGCGAAATCCGCCGCCTCCAGTAGTGCCGCCGCTTCCGAGCCCATGGCCGCCGGCGGAAGCAGCGCGGCGGAGGCGGGCCCCATCCAACCGTTTATTGCGcgccggggcccggcccgccccggccccgcggcagcCGGTACAGCAGCGTGCCGTCGGGGGCGCGCACCTCGCAGCCCGCTCCCGCTCCCGGTGCGGCGCTCAGCGCTCTCTCGTCCTGCCgctggcggcggcgcggcggggggcagccccggccccgcagcacccgccgcaCCACGTCGGGGCTGACTCCGAAGCCCTGTGCCAGGCGCTCCGGCGGCCACTCCTCGGGCAGCTCCTGCCGCAGGAACCTGCGGGCGCGGACACGGTCACCGGGGCTCGGCTCTTCCCGATCcgacccccgccccggcccggccccgccgcttaCCGCATCTGCTCCATCGCCTCCCAGGTCAGGGTGCGCTCGGGAGCGCCGCGGCCCCCGCCCAGCTCCCGCCGCAGCCGCTGCAACCGcaccgctgcccgccgccgccgggccctgcGGGGAGAGACGTgagcggcccggccccgctcccggctcccgccgccccgcacctcccggctcccgccgccccgcacctCTCGGCCTCCTCCAGCGCCGGGTCCGGCGGCTCCGGGTCCCCGGgccacgccgccgccgcccgccgcgagGTCCCCGCCAGGAGTGCGGCCGCCCGCAGCCCGCGCCGCAGCAGCGCCGCCATGGCCGGGAACGGCGCACCGGGAAccgggcggggccggcggcggggcggcccccgcGGGGTCTCGGCCCCGGGAACGACCGCAGCGGGCGAGGAGGGCGCAGCCTCCCCGGGGCCCGGCTGCCGGCCCGGCGGAGGGGAAGCTGCCCGGGGTGCGCAGCCCTGGGACCCTGCGGGGGCCGGGCTCCGGTCAGGGGGCGCAGACCCTCCGTCCCGGGCTCGGCCGGGGCCACCCTCCCCGCCCAGCAGCCCTGGTTCTTGGCGAGCACCCCCGGGACGAAGGTCGAGCGGGGGCGTCCCCTTTGCCACCTTACCTGTGCTCTTCAGGCTGCGGTGCGGGGCACTGGCGCGGTGCGGGACACGCGTGTGCTGCACGAGGGCAACGGAGGCGATGGGGAGCGCCTGGATGGCGGCAGGGCTGAAGGTGCCATCGCCTGTGCCCTTCCCCATGCTGGCTGGGGACGCCGGGTGACCGCTGCCCGTGCAGAAGGACAGCCTGCCAGCTTCACCTGGAAGAGCGCAGGCAGACATGGAGGGCAGGCAGACACCAGCAGCTCTGCGGGTCGGCAGCACGCTGCTGCCCTCCGTGATGGTGCCCAGCCCTGCAAGGCCCTGGcagaccctcctctgccccagcttCTCAGGCTGAAAACAGCTGGAGCCGATGGCGGGGGagccagggagggcagggtgaAGGTGTGGGTGGTGGGAGCATGGTGCAGCCcttgggcagggctggcaggaacAGCTGTGGGCAACTGGGAGCAGTGCGGCAGGAGTGAGGCctgagaaggggctgggggccacACTGCGTCACCCAGTGCCTCCTCCGCACTTCCCACAGCTAACGCGCCCCTTTGGCTGTCCCATCTGCTGCACTTCTGACCCTACTCTCGAGTACTTCGGGGCTTCTCACACCCCGTCCGCCCAGCACATCGACCCTTGGTCCTGGGAAATCACCCACTTTCCTCCTTGCCCCTGCAAATGCGACACTACTGGCCTCAGGCAGCAACGTCCAGTGGTCACCAGTTCCCAGAGTCCCCTCCACAGGGTCTGAGCACCCCAGGGACACAGAGCTCCATCCagccccccctctcctcccaccccagcaggCCCAGGAACAGCCACAGCTCCCAAGCGCCTGCCCACAGCTCTGGCTCACCGACTTGAGCCTCCACGATGCGGACTGTCAGAGACAAAGGTAGGTAATGTGTACTCACAGCCTTCAGCCATGTTCCCAGCGCCGGGGAGCCGCTGGCCTCTCACCTCCAGCCCCTTGGGTTCGGTGAAGGGCTGGGGAACCGCTGCCGTCCCCGCTGCCTGGCCACGCAGCCAGCCCATGTCCTGCGCCCAGAGGCCCTGCTGCACCTTGTGCTGCTTACGGTAAGGGATTCTCTGGCCTCGAACCAAGAGGGTGCCCACGGCGGCAGGGTCCGAGCCCGGGCTGGCTGGCAACTCAGCACTGGCTCTGGACTTGTAAACGAACGGCTGTCCCGAAGGCTGGGCTGGACCTCTCAGGAGAGAGAGGGGGATGAGCGTCATTAAGCGGTGGGTGTCCTGGCCCCTGAGCACATCCCAGAGAAACTGCggctggaaggaaagaaagtggctgcagctcagctccagaGGCCTTGGCAAGAGATGGGAAGGAAACGTCTTCTCTAGTCCTCTACAGGTGCTCACTAAAGCATCAACCTACACTTTCTCCCCAGGCACGCCATACTCAGTCCAGATACAAATCACCTATGGGTCACGGCAGCTGCCtgacctgcctgcagcagcacctAGACTCCTGTCCTCTGCCCGTAACACTGGGCTGAGCTGGAGCAgggtttgtggaaaaaaatgccagagtGGGCTGGGAAGACTCAGCAATGAAGGATCTGACCCACTCCCAGATAATCCCTTGCTGCTGAAAAAATTATCCAGATTTTAGGCAGAGTTTGGGTTTCAGGATCCATCCTGCTGTGTCTGGTAGAAGCAAAGGCAGCTACCATCCATTCTTACAGATCAAATCCCTTCTTAGACTTCTTTTGTTAAATTAAATGGCCAGGAGTAGGAGACTTTTCTGGAAACAGACGGTGCCACTGGAAGAGGCCATGGACCTTGCAAGGTTTTTCATTAATTGCAGGTCCAGAACTAGCCCTTTGCCGACACAGCAGGTGACAGCCACCGTCAGTGCTCCAGAACAGCCCTTGTAGCCTAATGGAGCCCACAGGCTTCATTCTCGTCTGGTTTCAGACCGGTGCCCGGTTTGGGAATCGGTGTGGCAGCCAAGACTCAGCGTGAGACAACCATGCAGATCTCCTTTAACCCAAGGTCCAAACCCCGGTTCCCCTGTGCAATCCTCTGCAAAGCCCGGCTTTCTTCAGCTGCGCACCTCGAGACAGTCTGGGACGCGGCAGTAGCAACACCCGGGGTTTATTTATACCACGCTCTTGCAGAGCGAGGGTGACTCTGAAGAGGGAGCCCCAGACCGAGGGCTGAGCCCTGCGGGGTTTAGGCACATGCGCTAACTCATCACCTTCCCTGTGTGGGGAATGGTCTAATGTAGAAGGCGAGATGTTTACAAAGAGGCATTGTTTGCAGTGCAGAATTCACCTAAagactttctttttccccccacagacATCCCTATGCTTTCCTTCAGTTCCCTTTGCTGCGTGCGCTCCTTTAGCACGCTCCCAGCGTGTCAGTGCTCCTAGCCTACCCGGGAATTCACTTCCTCCAGCTGGGAGAATCCCACTGAGCAGTAGCTCACGCTAAGCTGTGCGCCGGGGACGGCAGTGTCCAAAAGGCAACATTATGGTGGTCTGTTCTTTGGAATACCAGGGAGAAGGGTCTTCTGGGGAAGGGAGCTCGGGGGCTCCGTGCAGATTGGCACACCCCCAGCATGCCCCTTTGGAAAGGGACAACGTCAGTAACTGTATGAAAACCCACAGACCCAGACGCTACATTGGATCTCATTTAACTGAGCCACGCCAGAGATGCTCAATGCCCGTGATTCATTCCTCACGATCCTGCCACAACTGGCTGTCTCCTGTGTCGGCCTTGCAGGATGGATCTGAGCAATCTTCAGTTACCTGGCTCTTGGAGAGAATGGTGTCGGATCCCCAGGTGTCGGCTGGTCTGTCGGTTGtggggagcagctggcagagctgatCTATGATGCCCAGGCCTCGGATAAGCTTCTCACGCTGCAGCAGAGCATTTACTCTTTTCTTCTCCTCGTTTTCCACAATATCCTGGGGTTGCATAGAGTCGTACTGCATGCGCTGTATCTTAGGAAAGAGAGACCCGAGTTACAGCAAAGGTGAAGCCCCAGTAATGCGCAAGAGAGACAAAGCTCCAGACTGCTCCGCGCCCTAAAGAGAATTACAGACTTGGGGGTGGAGTGGGATGACGATTCCAGTGGGAGCCACAACAGGGAAGGGACAACACTGGTGCTTGCGAGTACCTCCCAGCACAAGCTGTCAGCTCTCTAGACTTCATGAAAGGGAGTCCAGCCTCGTAGTTCTGTTCCCTGGGGGACGCCCACAGCCCAGCACTGCGACCCCAGAGCCATGTTACGGCCTTTGAGAGCCCCATGGACAACCACTGACAGGAGCATGGTACCTTTCTATCCCACATCCTGGTGCTTCTACAGGTGAGGCGGGTTGTAGGAGCTGTGGCTTTGTTATGGATCTGGGATTTGTCCCCAGCTGACTCTCCATGCAGGTCTtctttcctctccattttcttcttcctggtaACAGCttccaacttttcttttttcaggcgAATTTCCTCCAGTTGATGCCTGCCATGGAACAACAGTCTTGGTCACTGGTTCAGTAAAAGGCGTAATAGCAAAAGGCTGTTATGAAGCCTTCAATTTGAGGACATTTTACTGCGGTCAGAAGTTCTGTAGTGAACAGTCCATAATAGAAGTGTGCCAAGAAATGGGCCAGGAGTGCTTTTAAAAGAGACTCTTGCTGCTGTAAGAAATGCCCTTGAATTAGGCTGTGCCTGCCAGAAGGGTGGAGGACACTTGCACCATGGTGCCTCCGGAGTCCAAAAGTCAATGGAATATTGCATTTGCCTCTCAAGGGTACCTGCAAAAGGAAGTTGCTTTGCTACGGTGACACCGCACATGgcagcctcctcccctccagcTCTCACCAGCTCGCTTACATCTCTTAAGCAGCAGAGTCGTCCCCAAGAAGGGATGAGAAGCAAGTGGTCTCTGTGCCCGCCCTGTGAGGAGCGGGTTTCCGGCAGGAACAGCGTACCTGGCACACTCCTCTCGTGCCTTGGATGACACCGTTTCCTGGaagagggagctgctctgcttgaAAAATGGCTCATACTTCTCTGTTCCAC
Protein-coding sequences here:
- the VPS33B gene encoding vacuolar protein sorting-associated protein 33B isoform X2, whose translation is MSGRSRKYKIIFSPQKFYACEMVLEEEGVFGDVTCDEWSFYLLPLDEDIISMELPEFFRDYFLEGDHRWINSIARALQLLNSLYGPFGKAYGIGRCAKMSYELWRDLEEESEGDSQGRKPEIGNVFLMDRDTDYVTALCSQVVYEGLVDDTFRIKCGSVDFGPDVTSSDKSIKVLLNAQDKVFSQIRNEHFSSVFGFLSQKSRNLQAQYDRRRSMDIKQMKNFVSQELKGLKQEHRLLSLHIGACESIMKKKTKQDFQEMIKAEHSLLEGFDIRESTSFIEEHIDRQVSPIESLRLMCLLSITENGLIPKDYRSLKTQYLQSYGPEHLLTFHNLKRVGLLTEQSAGETLTAVESKVSKLVTDRAAGKITDAFNSLARKSNFRAISKKLGLIPRVDGEYDLKMPRDMAYVFSGAYVPLSCKIIEQVLERRGWLGLEEVVRLLNGNEFSVSDSAVEDNPAWESQRVVLAVFLGGCTFSEIAALRFLGKERGCKFIFLTTAITNSARMMEAMIEAKA
- the VPS33B gene encoding vacuolar protein sorting-associated protein 33B isoform X1, which translates into the protein MAFAGRRDAPEPPDFGILKRLARDQLIYLLEQLPGKKDLFIEADLMSPLDRIANVSILKEHEVDKLYKVESRPALSASDQFCFLVRPRIRTMRYIADIVNADKMSGRSRKYKIIFSPQKFYACEMVLEEEGVFGDVTCDEWSFYLLPLDEDIISMELPEFFRDYFLEGDHRWINSIARALQLLNSLYGPFGKAYGIGRCAKMSYELWRDLEEESEGDSQGRKPEIGNVFLMDRDTDYVTALCSQVVYEGLVDDTFRIKCGSVDFGPDVTSSDKSIKVLLNAQDKVFSQIRNEHFSSVFGFLSQKSRNLQAQYDRRRSMDIKQMKNFVSQELKGLKQEHRLLSLHIGACESIMKKKTKQDFQEMIKAEHSLLEGFDIRESTSFIEEHIDRQVSPIESLRLMCLLSITENGLIPKDYRSLKTQYLQSYGPEHLLTFHNLKRVGLLTEQSAGETLTAVESKVSKLVTDRAAGKITDAFNSLARKSNFRAISKKLGLIPRVDGEYDLKMPRDMAYVFSGAYVPLSCKIIEQVLERRGWLGLEEVVRLLNGNEFSVSDSAVEDNPAWESQRVVLAVFLGGCTFSEIAALRFLGKERGCKFIFLTTAITNSARMMEAMIEAKA
- the HDDC3 gene encoding guanosine-3',5'-bis(diphosphate) 3'-pyrophosphohydrolase MESH1 codes for the protein MGPASAALLPPAAMGSEAAALLEAADFAAEKHKGQRRKDPEGTPYINHPIGVARILAQEAGVTDTVVLQAALLHDTVEDTDTTFSEIEERFGAEVRRVVEEVTDDKALPKMERKRLQVERAAGSSPRAKLVKLADKLHNLRDLNRCTPAGWTPQRVQEYFRWAAQVVAGLRGTSPPLEAELRRLFEERGLHPEPEPAP